Proteins encoded in a region of the Natronorubrum halophilum genome:
- a CDS encoding multidrug transporter, protein MAQYSNQSSLVTAFGLLIASVAIVGTQFLGWEWGSGRLIPTIIGVTVAGVAVVVVARSVLE, encoded by the coding sequence ATGGCACAGTATAGCAACCAGTCGTCGCTGGTCACTGCGTTCGGGCTCCTCATCGCCAGCGTCGCTATCGTCGGAACACAGTTTCTCGGCTGGGAATGGGGGTCTGGACGACTCATCCCGACGATTATCGGCGTCACCGTTGCCGGTGTCGCTGTCGTCGTTGTCGCCAGAAGTGTACTGGAGTGA
- the hisI gene encoding phosphoribosyl-AMP cyclohydrolase — translation MDDGIAIDFDEDGLVPAVAQDVETGEVLMLAYVSPEALDRTRETGLAHYYSRSRDELWQKGKTSGHTQDVAEVRVDCDADTLLYLVDQEGGACHTGRRSCFYRTIEGENVGERVFDPDAVYDD, via the coding sequence ATGGACGACGGCATTGCGATCGACTTCGACGAGGATGGACTTGTCCCTGCCGTTGCACAGGACGTCGAGACGGGAGAGGTACTCATGCTCGCCTACGTTTCGCCCGAGGCCCTCGACCGGACGCGCGAGACCGGCCTGGCTCACTACTATTCCCGGAGCCGAGACGAGTTGTGGCAAAAGGGGAAGACGAGCGGCCACACCCAGGACGTCGCGGAGGTACGCGTCGACTGTGACGCCGATACGCTGCTCTATCTGGTCGACCAGGAAGGCGGCGCGTGTCACACCGGCCGCCGGTCGTGTTTCTACCGGACGATCGAGGGGGAGAACGTCGGCGAACGAGTGTTCGATCCCGACGCAGTCTACGACGACTGA
- a CDS encoding DUF7118 family protein has protein sequence MSERVHHSDAGSDAAERTPLEGLEAARERFERAEERIEDHGGEAVANAAEAYRDATGMLDDYVDRATGTGRENFKAYVELEGKFDSLVTSLPDDLKGREAFEEALERIDKRRLSESDFERAHDALEPAAQYASLLDEREAAREALDDARTAAAKRRRRLDDEIEDRERLLELATADLDAPVETLREPIDAYNDAIETAFEEFRLETAAREVFALLDRSRWYPFVPYEQPPADLAGYVREDPAGEYTIPELLEYANYSRSKLSHYVESADELKRKVATQQTFLDGIDAEPLTIEWPPGDAGVLQRKAREVRPFVSRVADEDTVARLRSIRRLTTDPEFEYDRLQTAARAVDQLTPAERDRLADGQVAAELEARRTERDRLEDALEVEDPI, from the coding sequence ATGAGCGAACGCGTCCATCACTCCGACGCGGGATCTGACGCAGCTGAACGGACTCCACTCGAGGGCCTCGAGGCGGCCCGCGAGCGCTTCGAACGGGCCGAGGAGCGAATCGAGGACCACGGCGGCGAGGCGGTCGCCAACGCCGCCGAGGCCTACCGGGATGCGACGGGGATGCTCGACGACTACGTCGATCGAGCGACGGGCACCGGCCGGGAGAACTTCAAGGCCTACGTCGAACTCGAGGGAAAGTTCGACTCGCTGGTCACGAGCCTGCCCGACGATCTGAAGGGGCGCGAGGCGTTCGAGGAGGCCCTCGAGCGGATCGACAAACGTCGACTCAGCGAATCGGACTTCGAACGCGCCCACGACGCTCTGGAGCCGGCGGCCCAGTACGCCAGCCTGCTCGACGAACGCGAAGCCGCTCGCGAGGCGCTCGACGACGCGCGAACGGCCGCGGCCAAGCGACGCCGACGACTCGACGACGAAATCGAGGACCGAGAGCGACTCCTCGAACTCGCGACCGCCGACCTCGATGCACCGGTCGAGACGCTCCGGGAACCCATCGACGCGTACAACGACGCGATCGAGACCGCCTTCGAGGAATTCCGCCTCGAGACCGCGGCGCGCGAGGTGTTCGCCTTGCTCGACCGCAGTCGCTGGTACCCCTTCGTTCCCTACGAACAGCCGCCGGCGGATCTGGCCGGCTACGTTCGGGAGGACCCGGCCGGCGAGTATACGATCCCGGAACTGCTCGAGTACGCGAACTACTCCCGGTCGAAGCTCTCGCACTACGTCGAGAGCGCGGACGAACTCAAACGGAAGGTCGCGACCCAGCAGACGTTTCTGGACGGGATCGACGCCGAGCCGTTGACCATCGAATGGCCGCCGGGTGACGCGGGCGTCCTCCAGCGAAAGGCACGCGAGGTCCGTCCGTTCGTGTCTCGCGTCGCCGATGAGGATACCGTCGCCCGACTCCGGTCGATTCGCCGGCTGACGACCGACCCTGAATTCGAGTACGACCGCCTGCAGACGGCGGCCCGGGCGGTCGATCAGCTCACGCCCGCGGAACGCGACCGCCTGGCCGACGGACAGGTTGCGGCCGAACTCGAGGCGCGACGAACCGAGCGGGACCGACTCGAGGACGCACTCGAGGTCGAGGATCCGATCTGA
- a CDS encoding HPP family protein: MDDRVGTTLHTALLLSTTAALFWLSGLPMLFPSLGPSAFVLALFQDGDATSPRRVIGGHAIGVVAGLLAYHLLATGVSMTAATDPGSLEGLRLAASGILATTVTAGGMLATDTRHPPACATTLIVSLGLLPTLLEGVLIVAAVTVLVAAHRLLLATIRLISTN, from the coding sequence ATGGACGACCGGGTGGGAACGACGCTGCACACTGCCCTCCTCTTGTCGACGACTGCAGCGTTGTTCTGGCTGTCCGGCCTTCCGATGTTGTTTCCGAGCCTCGGACCCTCCGCGTTCGTGCTGGCGCTGTTTCAGGACGGCGACGCGACGTCTCCGAGGCGGGTGATCGGCGGTCACGCGATCGGCGTCGTCGCCGGACTACTGGCGTATCACCTGCTCGCGACCGGTGTGTCCATGACGGCCGCGACCGATCCCGGATCGCTCGAGGGACTTCGACTCGCCGCGAGCGGGATCCTCGCGACGACGGTGACCGCCGGCGGGATGCTCGCGACCGACACCCGCCACCCGCCCGCCTGTGCAACGACGCTGATCGTCTCGCTCGGACTGTTGCCGACGCTGCTCGAGGGTGTGTTGATCGTCGCCGCGGTGACCGTGCTAGTGGCCGCACACCGGCTACTGCTCGCTACGATACGACTGATCTCGACCAACTGA
- the serB gene encoding phosphoserine phosphatase SerB: protein MTVVAFDFDGTLSDSEMTVLLGDRCGVADDMAEITDRSMNDEIDYAESLRKRAALLEGLPEADVAAAFGEVELREGAADLIRELNEAGVTTAILTGGFERGVAAALEREGVSVDHIVSNRLPMNTDETELTGDVEGPLIEGTKDDALENLADEVGVDLADTVAVGDGANDLPMLNVAGLSIGFEPKPAVEPHCEIVVTSMAEAREVFLEEGILEEV, encoded by the coding sequence ATGACAGTCGTCGCTTTCGACTTCGACGGGACGCTTTCCGACTCCGAGATGACCGTGTTGCTCGGCGACCGCTGCGGCGTCGCCGACGACATGGCCGAGATCACCGACCGATCGATGAACGACGAGATCGACTACGCCGAGAGCCTCCGCAAGCGGGCGGCCCTGCTCGAGGGGCTCCCGGAAGCCGACGTCGCGGCGGCCTTCGGCGAGGTCGAACTCCGCGAGGGGGCGGCGGACCTGATTCGGGAACTGAACGAAGCCGGCGTGACGACCGCGATTCTCACCGGCGGATTCGAACGCGGCGTTGCAGCCGCTCTCGAGCGCGAGGGCGTCTCCGTGGACCATATCGTTTCGAATCGGCTGCCGATGAACACCGATGAAACCGAACTGACCGGCGACGTCGAGGGGCCGCTCATCGAGGGCACCAAGGACGACGCGCTCGAGAACCTCGCCGACGAGGTGGGCGTCGACCTCGCGGACACCGTCGCGGTCGGCGACGGCGCGAACGACCTCCCGATGTTGAACGTCGCCGGTCTCTCGATCGGTTTCGAGCCCAAGCCGGCGGTCGAACCTCACTGCGAGATCGTCGTGACTTCGATGGCCGAGGCCCGCGAGGTGTTCCTCGAGGAAGGCATCCTCGAGGAAGTCTAA
- the serA gene encoding phosphoglycerate dehydrogenase: MKVLVTDPIADAGLDVLRDAGHDVETGYDLEGADLLEAVSDANGLIVRSGTEVTDEVLEAADELVIVGRAGIGVDNIDIDAATDNGVIVANAPEGNVRAASEHTVAMTFAAARSIPQAHIRLKNGEWAKSEYLGTELDDKTLGIVGLGRVGQEVAKKLDSLGMDLVAFDPYISEERADRLGAKLVEFEECLEAADFLTIHTPLTPETEGMIGADELDLLGDGYVVNVGRGGIIDEDALAAKIDDGVVAGAALDVFAEEPLSEDSPLLEHDDVIVTPHLGASTEAAQENVAISTAEQVNAAIAGEPVANALNAPSIDESAFPRVEPYIEIAETAGKVAAQLLDGRIETIEVTYKGEIVDEDVEFVTASALKGVFQPLEWQVNAVNAPQIAEDRGVDVTESKTRQAEDFQSLISVTVSNDDDEVSVDGTLFAGDDPRIVRVDGYRVDAIPHGKMVVTRNTDEPGVIGLIGSVMGKHGVNIAGMFNARETIGGEALTVYNVDNQVPDAAKEELESDDRIIGVNYITLNGQP, translated from the coding sequence ATGAAAGTACTGGTCACGGACCCCATCGCGGACGCGGGTCTGGACGTACTCAGAGACGCCGGCCACGACGTCGAGACAGGCTACGACCTCGAGGGAGCGGACCTCCTCGAGGCGGTATCGGACGCGAACGGGCTCATCGTTCGCTCCGGGACGGAAGTCACGGACGAGGTGCTCGAGGCGGCCGACGAACTCGTCATCGTCGGTCGGGCGGGCATCGGCGTCGACAATATCGACATCGACGCCGCGACGGACAACGGTGTCATCGTCGCCAACGCTCCCGAAGGGAACGTTCGCGCGGCGTCCGAACACACCGTCGCGATGACCTTCGCGGCCGCGCGCTCGATCCCGCAGGCTCACATTCGCCTGAAAAACGGCGAGTGGGCGAAAAGCGAGTATCTCGGAACCGAACTCGACGACAAGACGCTCGGCATCGTCGGCCTCGGCCGCGTCGGCCAGGAGGTCGCCAAGAAGCTCGATTCGCTCGGCATGGACCTCGTCGCTTTCGATCCCTACATCTCCGAGGAACGCGCCGACCGTCTCGGCGCGAAGCTCGTCGAGTTCGAGGAGTGTCTCGAGGCCGCCGACTTCCTGACCATCCACACGCCGCTGACCCCCGAGACGGAGGGGATGATCGGCGCGGACGAACTCGACTTGCTCGGTGACGGCTACGTGGTCAACGTCGGCCGCGGCGGCATCATCGACGAGGACGCGCTCGCCGCCAAGATCGACGACGGAGTCGTCGCCGGCGCAGCGCTGGACGTCTTCGCCGAGGAGCCCCTTTCCGAGGACTCGCCGCTGCTCGAGCACGACGACGTTATCGTCACGCCCCACCTCGGCGCTTCGACGGAGGCCGCCCAGGAGAACGTCGCCATCTCGACGGCCGAGCAGGTCAACGCCGCAATTGCGGGCGAACCCGTCGCGAACGCGCTCAACGCGCCGTCGATCGACGAGAGCGCCTTCCCCCGCGTCGAGCCGTACATCGAGATCGCCGAGACCGCCGGCAAGGTCGCCGCACAGCTGCTCGACGGCCGCATCGAGACCATCGAAGTCACCTACAAGGGCGAGATCGTCGACGAAGATGTCGAATTCGTCACCGCGAGCGCGCTCAAGGGCGTCTTCCAGCCGCTCGAGTGGCAGGTCAACGCCGTCAACGCGCCCCAGATCGCCGAGGACCGCGGCGTCGACGTCACCGAGTCCAAGACCCGGCAGGCCGAGGACTTCCAGAGCCTGATCTCGGTCACCGTCAGCAACGACGACGACGAAGTGTCCGTCGACGGGACCCTCTTTGCGGGTGACGACCCGCGAATCGTTCGCGTCGACGGCTACCGCGTGGACGCCATCCCCCATGGCAAGATGGTCGTCACGCGCAACACCGACGAACCCGGCGTTATCGGGCTCATCGGCTCCGTGATGGGGAAACACGGCGTCAACATCGCCGGCATGTTCAACGCCCGCGAGACCATCGGCGGCGAGGCGCTGACGGTCTACAACGTCGACAACCAGGTTCCCGACGCCGCGAAGGAGGAACTCGAGAGTGACGATCGGATCATCGGCGTCAACTACATCACGCTGAACGGCCAGCCCTGA
- a CDS encoding DMT family transporter, which translates to MTSTTLEVLALALLPAVLWGFSPIFDKRGMAAGGGSVQASLVVVIVDSAIYWLVIAAVYGRSAFSGLTLEVLAVFAFAGVVGTALGRVTIFVGVDKVGASLNSTILSTRPLFATMIALVFLGEPLGPVTGVGIVILVAGLAALTASKGGDLTGWQPRDLLWPIAAAVTFAVANVSRRYGMLETPISALEAVALNETAGLIALLAYVVAVSGRDVLERPRASYRYFAGSGLLTTAAMLSLMAALGLEEGRIAVVDPLVATAPLFTLLFAAVLLRDLERVTKGIVAGATLVVVGAVLITL; encoded by the coding sequence ATGACGAGCACGACCCTCGAGGTTCTCGCCCTCGCCCTCCTCCCGGCGGTTCTCTGGGGATTCTCGCCCATCTTCGACAAGCGCGGCATGGCTGCGGGCGGCGGCTCCGTACAGGCGTCGCTGGTCGTCGTCATCGTCGACTCGGCGATCTACTGGCTCGTCATCGCCGCGGTCTACGGTCGCTCGGCCTTTTCTGGGTTGACTCTCGAAGTGCTCGCCGTCTTCGCCTTCGCCGGCGTCGTCGGCACCGCCCTCGGTCGAGTCACGATTTTCGTCGGCGTCGACAAAGTGGGAGCAAGCCTCAACAGCACGATTCTCAGCACGCGGCCGCTGTTCGCGACGATGATCGCGCTCGTCTTCCTCGGCGAACCGCTGGGTCCGGTGACGGGTGTCGGTATCGTCATCCTCGTCGCGGGTCTCGCCGCATTGACTGCCTCGAAAGGTGGCGATCTCACCGGCTGGCAGCCCCGCGATCTGCTGTGGCCGATCGCCGCCGCCGTGACGTTCGCCGTTGCGAACGTCTCTCGGCGGTACGGCATGCTCGAGACGCCGATTTCGGCGCTCGAGGCCGTCGCGCTCAACGAAACGGCCGGGCTGATCGCGCTCCTCGCCTACGTGGTCGCCGTGAGCGGACGGGACGTCCTCGAGCGGCCTCGGGCGTCCTACCGGTATTTCGCCGGCAGTGGCCTCCTTACGACCGCCGCGATGCTCTCGCTGATGGCCGCGCTCGGACTCGAGGAAGGGCGAATCGCCGTCGTCGACCCGCTGGTCGCGACCGCACCGCTGTTTACGCTGCTGTTCGCCGCCGTTTTGCTGCGCGACCTCGAACGGGTGACGAAAGGCATCGTCGCGGGCGCGACACTGGTCGTCGTCGGTGCCGTGTTAATCACGCTCTGA
- a CDS encoding universal stress protein, with protein sequence MPRQLLVPMDDSETARAALEHALEVFPNDEVTVVHAVDDLEAGYGGRPPAAVGDEGDEPEFFADVRSIAKRYDRPVETTVIEGTSADAILEYADEANVDQIVMGSEGRSGVSRMLLGSVAEAVTRRSPLPVTIVP encoded by the coding sequence ATGCCCAGACAGCTACTCGTTCCGATGGACGACTCCGAGACCGCTCGGGCGGCCCTCGAGCACGCCCTCGAGGTCTTTCCGAACGACGAGGTAACGGTGGTTCACGCGGTCGACGACCTCGAGGCGGGGTACGGCGGTCGGCCGCCGGCGGCGGTCGGTGACGAGGGCGACGAACCCGAGTTCTTCGCGGACGTGCGATCGATCGCCAAGCGCTACGACAGACCCGTCGAGACGACCGTTATCGAGGGGACCTCGGCGGACGCCATCCTCGAGTACGCCGACGAGGCGAACGTCGACCAGATCGTGATGGGGAGCGAGGGGCGATCGGGGGTCTCCCGGATGCTCCTCGGCAGCGTCGCGGAGGCGGTCACGCGGCGGTCACCCCTCCCCGTGACGATCGTCCCCTGA
- a CDS encoding DUF7577 domain-containing protein: MSTQTTTDRPVTCRVCGAENDHFYTYCRNCLQTLPARPDRNR; the protein is encoded by the coding sequence ATGAGTACGCAGACCACGACCGACCGGCCAGTCACTTGCCGAGTGTGTGGCGCGGAGAACGATCACTTCTACACCTACTGTCGTAACTGCCTCCAGACGCTCCCCGCACGGCCCGACCGGAATCGCTGA